The following proteins come from a genomic window of Pseudomonas putida:
- a CDS encoding thiopurine S-methyltransferase, whose product MEPAFWQQRWADNQIGFHQAQVNPYLQTYWPQLQLAPGSRVLVPLCGKSLDLAWLAGQGHCVLGVELSRRAVEDFFREHGLEAEVRQQGAFEVWCSGDVQLWCGDFFALRAEDVADCVGLYDRAAVIALPVQMRARYMQLLSGLLPTSCRGLVVTLEYDQSLLAGPPFSVRDEELRQGFAGWQVEQLEAVEVIEESPKFVQAGASSLLERVYRLSR is encoded by the coding sequence ATGGAACCAGCGTTCTGGCAGCAGCGGTGGGCTGACAATCAGATCGGCTTTCACCAGGCGCAGGTGAACCCCTATCTGCAGACGTACTGGCCCCAGTTGCAGTTGGCACCGGGCAGCCGCGTGCTGGTGCCCCTGTGCGGCAAGAGTCTGGACCTGGCCTGGCTGGCCGGGCAGGGCCATTGCGTATTGGGGGTGGAGCTGTCGCGGCGGGCGGTGGAGGATTTCTTCCGTGAGCACGGGCTTGAGGCCGAGGTGCGGCAGCAGGGTGCATTCGAGGTTTGGTGCAGTGGAGATGTGCAGCTGTGGTGTGGCGACTTCTTTGCCTTGCGGGCAGAGGATGTGGCTGACTGCGTGGGGCTGTATGACCGGGCGGCGGTGATTGCGCTGCCGGTGCAGATGCGTGCGCGGTATATGCAGCTGTTGTCGGGGTTGCTGCCGACAAGCTGCCGGGGGTTGGTGGTGACGCTGGAGTATGACCAGTCATTGTTGGCCGGGCCGCCGTTTTCGGTCAGGGATGAAGAGCTGAGGCAGGGGTTTGCGGGGTGGCAGGTGGAGCAACTGGAGGCTGTGGAGGTGATTGAGGAGAGCCCGAAGTTTGTGCAGGCCGGGGCGTCGAGTTTGTTGGAGCGGGTGTACCGGCTCAGCCGGTAA
- a CDS encoding dioxygenase, translating to MLPSLFISHGSPMLALQPGASGPALSGLANALPRPKAIVVVSAHWESRELLVTASAQPETWHDFYGFPPALYAVQYPAPGEPGLAGQVSERLKAAGLPARLDMQRPFDHGAWVPLSLMYPDASIPVVQVSLPSHMGPALQLKVGQALAVLRTEDVLLIGSGSITHNLGELDWHAGPDVIEPWALAFRDWVVDRLQEDDQAALLDYRQQAPFALRNHPSDEHLLPLFFALGAGSKFGVVHQGFTLGALGMDIYRFD from the coding sequence ATGCTGCCCAGCCTGTTCATTTCCCATGGTTCCCCCATGCTTGCCCTGCAACCCGGCGCCAGCGGGCCGGCACTGTCCGGGTTGGCCAACGCCCTGCCCCGGCCGAAAGCGATCGTGGTGGTGTCGGCGCACTGGGAAAGCCGCGAGCTGCTGGTCACCGCCAGCGCACAGCCCGAAACCTGGCATGACTTCTACGGCTTCCCACCGGCCCTGTATGCGGTGCAGTACCCGGCGCCGGGCGAGCCCGGGCTTGCTGGCCAGGTCAGTGAGCGGTTGAAGGCTGCGGGGCTACCCGCGCGGCTGGACATGCAGCGCCCATTCGACCATGGCGCCTGGGTGCCACTGTCGCTGATGTACCCGGATGCGAGCATTCCCGTGGTGCAGGTTTCACTGCCCAGCCACATGGGGCCGGCGCTGCAGCTAAAAGTGGGCCAGGCACTGGCGGTGTTGCGTACCGAGGATGTACTGCTGATAGGGTCGGGCAGCATTACCCACAACCTGGGTGAGCTGGACTGGCATGCAGGGCCGGATGTGATTGAGCCATGGGCCCTGGCGTTCAGGGATTGGGTGGTAGACCGGCTGCAGGAGGATGACCAGGCGGCGTTGCTAGATTACCGGCAGCAGGCACCGTTTGCGCTGCGCAACCATCCCAGTGACGAGCATTTGCTGCCGCTGTTCTTTGCCCTCGGGGCCGGGAGCAAGTTCGGCGTGGTGCATCAGGGGTTTACCCT